In Candidatus Aminicenantes bacterium, the DNA window CGTTCCCACCCGGGATCCTTTGCCCAGGCGCCGGGCGACGAACCCCCCGATTACGGGGCCCAGGACAAAGCCGGCCAATCCCAGAAAGAGCGGCAATCCCGGGCTCATGTTCAGCCAGGGCGTATGCATATACATGAAGGGATAGGATACCGCCGACATCCGCAGCCAGGCCCGGGGGATCCCCGTCATTCCGCCGGCAGTCAGTGACGCGGCCAGTATGCCCGCATATCCCAGCAAGAACGCCGGGACCAGGCCCAACAGCAATCCCGCTCCGCGGCGGCGACGCTGTTTTGGAACCTCGGGTTCAGGTGGAATTTCCTGAGCCTCCACGCGGGGGGGTTGCGGCTCCGCGACCGCCTCCACGGGAGCCCTGGAAACGGTTTTTTCCGGTACCGGTGAACCACCGACTGATGGTGCCATGGTGGTTCGAGGCACATCGTTGGGGTCCTCAAACGCAAATTCAACCTTGTCAAAAGTAAGCCGGTCCCCGGTACGCAGCCGCTGCCGGTCCACCTTGATGCCGTTTACAAAGGTGCCGTTGGTGGAATTCAAATCTTCCACCCAGTAGCCGTCCGCCTGATGAACAATACGGGCATGTTGACCCGACACCATGCGGTCGGTCAGAACCAGGTCCAATCCGGGCGCCCGTCCCACCAGGAACACATCTTTATCCAGGAAGTGCTCGCTGTCCCTGTATGGCCCGGAAATCCCACGCAAACGCACGCGTTGAAATACCACGGTGTTCATGCCGTCACCTCCAGACCCGTTCATGGTAGCCGAACCCGATACAATGCGCAATCCCCGCAAAACCCGTTATGGCGGAAATGCGTATCAAGATTGCGACCGCCGGTTCGCTATCCTTCAGGAGGGGGCATGATCGAAATTTCGGACGTATCGAAAAGTTACAATCGCGGCGAGGTCCGCGCGGTGGACCATTTAGACCTCACCGTGCCCCCCGGAGAGATTTTCGGTTTCCTGGGGCCCAACGGCGCCGGAAAAACCACGACCATCAAGATGATGGTCGGACTCCTGAAAGCAGACAGCGGAGCCATCCGCATCAACGGGCTGGACACCCGCACCCATGCCCTGGATTGCAAGGCCCAGATCTCATACGTGCCCGAAAACCCGGCAACCTACGACCGCTTGTCGGGGCGGGAATACCTGGAGTTCATGGGGGATGTGTACGGGGTATCCCGGGAACGCCGGCGGGAAATCGTGACGCGCTGGCTGGAGATATTCGGCCTGGAGAAAGCCCTGAATTCACAAATCCGCACTTATTCGCACGGCATGCGCCAGAAAATCATTCTTCTCGGCGCCCTGCTGCCGGATACGCGGGTATTCATCCTGGACGAACCCATGGTGGGACTGGACCCCCGCTCCGCCCACCACCTGAAAGAGATCATGCGCAACCATTGCGATACCGGCGGAACACTCTTTTTCTCCACCCACGTCATGGAAGTGGCCGAACGCATTTGTGACCGCATCGGTATTATCCACGAGGGGCGCCTGGTTGCCTGCGGCAGCATGGAAGAATTGCGCCGCAAATCCCGCGACTCGGCCTCCCTGGAAAACATCTTCCTGGAGTTGACCGAATCATGACCCCGCTGGCCGCATTGATCCGGGCCGGCTGGAAAGCCCATTCGCCGTTGTCCGCCCTGAAATCGCATGTAAAAGAGAACTATCGCCAGCGATGGCTGCTCCCTCTGGCGCTGGTTTTCATGTTGGCGGTGTTTGTTACCCTGTATTTTTTTATCCTGCAACTCACCGCCCAGTTCCACGCCATACTCAAATCCGTCGGGTTGCAACGGGTTTTGCCCACGCTGGTGATCCTGGGCGCCCAGGTTACGGCTCTGATCTTCAGCATCTACAGCATGCTGGCGAACTTTTATTTTTCCCGGGACCTGGAATGGCTGATCCCCCTGCCCCTGAAACCCCGCCAGGTCGTGTTGGCCAAGTTCGCCCATATCCTGCTGAACCACTATGCGCTCCTTCTGCCCCTGGCCGGACCGGTTCTGGTGCAGTACGGAATCCTGGAAGGGTTCGGGCCGATTTACGCCGTGCGCCTGGCCGCCCTGATTCTCCTGGTGCCCCTGATCCCCCTGGCCGTTTCCGCGTTAATGGTGATCCTGCTGATGCGGGTCGTGAACCTGGGGCGCTACAAGGAAGCCCTGGTGGTGGCCGGGGCGTTGCTGCTCATGCTTCTGGCCCTGCTGCCCCAATTCCTTATTCGCGATCATGGGGGAGGCGAGGGATCACTTTCAGATCAACAGGTAATCAATCTCTTCTCCGGACCTGAAGGCATCACGCGCCGCATTACCGCGGCCTTTCCCCCGGCCCGCTGGGCCACATCGCTTCTGGACCCGGCGAACAGAACCCGGGCCGTGATCCATCCCCTGTTGCTGGCCGGATTCTCTCTGGGCGCTTTCCTCTTGCTTTTGCCGGCCGCGGAAAAACTCTTCTACCACGGACTCATCGGCCTGAGTGAAAGCTCGCGCCGCAAAAGCACCGCGGCCGGCAGCCTGCGCTTCGGCTCGGGCAAACGGCCGGTGCGGGCCCTGTTTCTGCGGGAGTTGCGCATCATGAACCGGGTACCCATGTTCCTGCTCAACGGCATGTATTCCACCCTGTTTATACCGGTGCTGCTCCTGGTCATGACCAGCACCGGACAGAATGAAAGCGCCCGCCTGCTGGGTCTGTTGACCTCAACCAATCCCGCGATAGCCGTACTGGGAGTGGCCGCGGTCTGCTTCCTTTCCGGGGTCATGAACGGCACGGCATCATCGGCGGTATCCCGCGAGGGACACAGTTTCTGGATTTCACGGATGATTCCCGTTCCCTGGCGTCTGCAGGTTGCAGCCAAGTTTCTGCATGCAGGGGCCATCGCTGTGCTGGGAACCGCTATCGCGGCCGTCATGATGTCCGTGGCCCTGGGACTTCCCTGGTGGACCGCCCCCGCGGGAGCGTTCATGGCCTTGACCGCGGCTGTCGGCTGCATCTGCCTGGCCTTGCTGATCGACCTGGCGCGGCCGTTGCTGGACTGGGTTTCCCCCCAGCGGGCCATCAAGCAGAACATGAACGTGTTTTTCGCCATGCTGCTGGACATCGGTTTGGCCTTCCTGCTCGGTGTGTTCGCCGCCCGCCTGATCCGGGCCGGCCTGTCCCCCATTTCCCTGCTCCTGGCCATTGAGGGAGTTCTGCTGCTGTTCGGCGCCGCTTCCGCCCTGCTGCTCTTCCACCTGGCCCCCCGCCTCTTCAACCGCATCCACGCCTGACCCGGACCGGATTACGGGATTCAACGCCCGGCCGCGCCGGCACGGCGCCAGGAACGCAGCAGGGCGGGGAATGATTCATAACTGAGTACTCCCGCGGCCAGCCCCTGGCTGCGCAGATACATGTTGTTCACTTGTCGCGCCGCCCTCATCAATCGGCCGCTGTACTGCCGCCAGTGCGCCCGGATGGCCGCCAGGTCCCCTTGCACCCGGGGCACCAGTTGGGCGGAAATACGCGAAAAAGCATCGGTGTTTGACCTGGAAACCGGGCCGGCCAGGTATTGCCACCATGCCAGGTGGGCGGAATAGGCCATTTCCGCATCAGCGCTTCGGGTGCATGCCAGGAATGCCGCCAGGTTGGCTTCACCTTCATCGGTAATACCCCAGGCATGGGCCAGTTCGTGCGCCATCAGGAACGGGCGGGTCACCGGCGGCAGACCGGCCGCCAGCGTGGCAGCGCCGGTAAAGGGGTTGTAGATTCCCGACACACCGAATGCCTTGAGCAACACCCCGGGATAGAATGTGCGCGCCCGTGGACGCCCGACAGCCGGCCAGTCCATGGACTCAAGCGTTCCCGCCATGGCGGCACGCACGCGCCCTTCCAGGTCATCTCCAGGACCAGGGAGGGTACGTTGAGCCCACAGGTTCAGCCCGGCTGCCGCCTGTTCCAACTCCCCGACCAGTACACTTCCTTCCAGGGGTTCCAGGGATAAAGCCAACTGGTGACGCAGGGGGATGCGGGCGTAGTTAAACCCCCACAAAAAAAGAAACAGCCCGGCGGCGGCCAGGAAAAACGCCACCAGGGAAAGAACCATGGTACCCAGGCGCTGAAGACGGGAATAAAAATCTCTTTCGTGAAACCGGAGACGGCGAATCATCCGGAAAAAGAGCAGCGCGATTAACAGGTAAACCGCCGGAAACGGCAACAGACCCAGAGTATTGTCCAAGCCCAGTCGGATCAGGGGAAAAATTCCGCGACCGTACATGTCTTCGGCAAAAGCCGGGACCCAGTGCATCACCACGCGCAGGGCGATCATGCCCAGGCCGAAGGCGATCCACCCCAGGGGCCGCCGTAATTGCCGTGATACCGCCATCCGCCCTCCCGCCAGATAGATACCACGATACAAGAGGTTTGTCACATTGTTTTTCTCTCAATGAACCAAAGGCAATTGGCGAGGGGCAAGTGGCCAGTGGCGAGAGGAAGAATAAAAACAGTTGAGAATGTAGCGGCGACCGGCCGGTCGCCCGTACTTGAAAAGAAGATGACAGGTATCAGGTGCAGGAGGCAGGGCCTTTCGCCATTGGCCCCTGGCCGGGGCGGTTCACGAACCGCCCCTTTTCTCTTTTCACTGTTTTTTCCTGTTTCGGCGAATTTGACAAAGTTTCCGCCGCCTCTTTATACTGTTGGCCGGGAGTACTCGCAAAATGGACATAAAAAAAACATCCTGCCTGGCGGCATTGATTCTGTTGCTTAATTCCATGGGAACAGCCCGGGTTGATCCCTGGTTGAAATTCAAATTAAAAGCCCATTTGAGTGTCAAACCCTTCGCCCTGCTGCGCGTGGACGGTATTCCCGCTTTGCCTCCAAAAGGACTCTTCGGCAAGGGCATCAGTGTGTTGATCCACGACGGCGGCGCCTGGACCCAGGAAACCACCATGGGCATGAAGCGGGCCACCAACACATTCATAAATAAAAATGAATTGTTGGAGATCCATAAAATCAGGTTCTTTTCCCGGGGTATTGCCTTAACCATGCGTACCTTCCGCAAGCTGCCAACCAAAGATCCAAGCCAATACCGTCATCACGAAACCAGATTCAAGTTTTTTTTCCCCGCAGAAATCATTAAAAAGGAATCCGAAGAGAACCTGGGTTATATCATCCACTGCCTGGAAAAATACTTTCATTTTGCCGCCACACCGGAAGAAGCGCGCAAAGCTGTTCCGCCCCCCCCTTCTGTCGACACCCCGCCGGCCGCAGCGCCGCACCTCCCCCGCAACGTGGAGATCCGCCTGGGCATGACCCGGGATGACGTGGAATCAATTCTGGGCTCACCGCAATGCAGGGAGTTTACCGGCACCCAGATGATTTACCAATACCCCGGCATCACCGTGGTGTTTGAAAACGGCAAGGTAAAAGCAATCCGCTTTCAGCCGGCGGGTAATTCTTGATCAGGGGATTATTCTTTCACTACCACGCGTGGAGTTTC includes these proteins:
- a CDS encoding FHA domain-containing protein; protein product: MNGSGGDGMNTVVFQRVRLRGISGPYRDSEHFLDKDVFLVGRAPGLDLVLTDRMVSGQHARIVHQADGYWVEDLNSTNGTFVNGIKVDRQRLRTGDRLTFDKVEFAFEDPNDVPRTTMAPSVGGSPVPEKTVSRAPVEAVAEPQPPRVEAQEIPPEPEVPKQRRRRGAGLLLGLVPAFLLGYAGILAASLTAGGMTGIPRAWLRMSAVSYPFMYMHTPWLNMSPGLPLFLGLAGFVLGPVIGGFVARRLGKGSRVGTAMLFATAYTGLSLLISLAASGFRLAGWQRMFPVLLPSGMPGELNIVAGVALIWAVTFLLSLLGSALSR
- a CDS encoding ABC transporter ATP-binding protein; this encodes MIEISDVSKSYNRGEVRAVDHLDLTVPPGEIFGFLGPNGAGKTTTIKMMVGLLKADSGAIRINGLDTRTHALDCKAQISYVPENPATYDRLSGREYLEFMGDVYGVSRERRREIVTRWLEIFGLEKALNSQIRTYSHGMRQKIILLGALLPDTRVFILDEPMVGLDPRSAHHLKEIMRNHCDTGGTLFFSTHVMEVAERICDRIGIIHEGRLVACGSMEELRRKSRDSASLENIFLELTES
- a CDS encoding DUF3810 domain-containing protein is translated as MAVSRQLRRPLGWIAFGLGMIALRVVMHWVPAFAEDMYGRGIFPLIRLGLDNTLGLLPFPAVYLLIALLFFRMIRRLRFHERDFYSRLQRLGTMVLSLVAFFLAAAGLFLFLWGFNYARIPLRHQLALSLEPLEGSVLVGELEQAAAGLNLWAQRTLPGPGDDLEGRVRAAMAGTLESMDWPAVGRPRARTFYPGVLLKAFGVSGIYNPFTGAATLAAGLPPVTRPFLMAHELAHAWGITDEGEANLAAFLACTRSADAEMAYSAHLAWWQYLAGPVSRSNTDAFSRISAQLVPRVQGDLAAIRAHWRQYSGRLMRAARQVNNMYLRSQGLAAGVLSYESFPALLRSWRRAGAAGR